One genomic region from Betaproteobacteria bacterium encodes:
- a CDS encoding branched-chain amino acid ABC transporter permease: MRLLLVVALDGLTYASWLFLVSAGLTFTYGVLRVLNLAHGNLYALGAYLGATLVLRYAATGSMPALAYGLLFIAAVVVGLVVGPVIERVFLRRVYSRDEEVQLLLTFSISLILEDVVKLTWGVNPIFADMPYSYLGRVRLGGINYAWYPFLLTAIALAVGGLLWLVVTRTRLGKVLASVIADREVSLTLGINVPRVYTLAFTAGAVLAALGGALTAPMFSLAPGVGAEVLVTSFAVIAIGGLGSIGGAALGSIVVGLARSAAVYFFPELDLFAIYLIMALVLLFRPQGFFGEIEVRRI; encoded by the coding sequence GTGCGTCTTCTTCTCGTTGTCGCACTGGACGGGCTCACGTACGCCTCGTGGCTGTTCCTCGTTTCGGCGGGGCTCACGTTCACCTACGGCGTACTGCGCGTCCTCAATCTCGCGCATGGGAACCTCTATGCGTTGGGGGCGTACCTGGGCGCAACCCTCGTGCTCCGCTACGCAGCGACGGGGTCCATGCCTGCGCTCGCCTACGGACTTCTTTTCATCGCAGCCGTGGTCGTCGGGCTCGTTGTCGGGCCGGTGATCGAGCGTGTGTTCCTGCGACGCGTCTACTCGCGCGACGAAGAGGTGCAGCTGCTGCTGACTTTCTCCATCTCGCTGATCCTCGAAGACGTCGTCAAGCTCACCTGGGGCGTCAACCCGATCTTCGCTGACATGCCTTACAGCTACTTGGGGCGGGTCCGCCTGGGTGGCATCAACTACGCGTGGTATCCGTTTCTGCTCACGGCCATTGCGCTGGCGGTAGGCGGCCTGCTGTGGCTTGTCGTCACACGCACCCGGCTGGGCAAGGTGCTTGCCTCGGTCATCGCCGACCGCGAGGTCAGCTTGACGCTCGGCATCAACGTGCCTCGCGTCTACACATTGGCGTTCACCGCGGGCGCCGTGCTGGCTGCACTCGGCGGCGCGCTCACCGCGCCGATGTTTTCCCTGGCGCCCGGCGTGGGCGCGGAAGTGTTAGTCACGTCCTTCGCCGTCATCGCCATCGGCGGGCTGGGGAGCATCGGCGGAGCTGCCCTCGGATCCATCGTCGTGGGCTTGGCCCGCTCGGCCGCGGTGTACTTCTTTCCAGAGCTCGACCTGTTCGCGATCTACCTGATCATGGCCTTGGTGCTGCTGTTCCGGCCCCAGGGCTTCTTCGGGGAGATCGAGGTGCGCAGGATCTGA
- a CDS encoding DUF1003 domain-containing protein — MSEIYQIENVPLFANLPSAELAPLRKDAVRQLYKAGETIFNHGDLPEHLYIVEEGIIDIVLPAKGEEIILATIEAGSFFGELSVFDSHPRTATARATADASLICIPLTSIAALTNRSPIAARQFMSVIIHRLRTADELLARVQLKNINEVIDEQMTFGEKVADLVARFGGSWIFIISFCGFLVLWMAVNTAYFFTSPPDPFPYIFLNLILSCIAALQAPVIMMSQNRQAIKDRLQADQDFQINIKAEFAIQQIHRKLDELRSGLIQHRRNMELEQNG; from the coding sequence ATGAGCGAAATCTATCAGATCGAAAACGTGCCGCTGTTTGCCAATCTACCATCGGCTGAGCTTGCTCCACTGAGGAAGGATGCGGTGCGGCAGCTCTACAAGGCGGGTGAGACCATTTTCAATCATGGAGACCTGCCCGAGCATCTCTATATCGTGGAAGAGGGGATTATCGACATCGTCCTGCCGGCGAAGGGTGAGGAAATCATCCTCGCCACCATCGAAGCCGGCTCTTTCTTCGGCGAGCTTTCGGTCTTCGACAGTCACCCGCGTACGGCCACGGCGCGTGCGACAGCAGACGCCAGCCTCATCTGTATTCCGCTGACTAGCATTGCCGCCCTCACCAATCGCAGCCCGATCGCAGCGCGCCAATTCATGAGCGTCATCATCCACCGGCTGCGCACGGCCGACGAACTGCTGGCGCGCGTACAGTTGAAAAACATCAACGAGGTCATCGATGAACAAATGACGTTCGGCGAAAAAGTGGCCGACTTGGTCGCGCGCTTTGGCGGCTCCTGGATCTTCATCATCAGCTTCTGTGGCTTCTTGGTGCTCTGGATGGCTGTTAATACGGCATACTTCTTCACCTCTCCGCCCGATCCGTTTCCCTACATCTTCCTGAACCTGATCCTGTCCTGCATCGCCGCGCTGCAGGCCCCGGTCATCATGATGAGCCAGAACCGGCAGGCCATTAAAGACCGGCTGCAGGCCGATCAGGATTTCCAGATCAACATCAAAGCGGAGTTCGCGATCCAGCAGATTCACCGCAAGCTCGACGAGCTTCGCTCCGGTCTGATCCAGCACCGCCGGAACATGGAGCTGGAACAGAACGGATGA
- a CDS encoding ABC transporter ATP-binding protein, translated as MSALLETVGLTRFFGSVRAAEDLNIRVDQGEIVGIIGSNGSGKTTFLNLATGYLKPERGRILLAGRDTSALPPRAITRLGVARSFQIPQLYLGMTVLETVLLSLAARAGHIGVWKPLKRAGWADEGLQVLAQFGLDPHAARRVGELPEGSRKLLDIALAVALRPRLLLMDEPTAGVSTEDKFEVMDTLLGVLGGSGITTIFVEHDMDVVLRYSQRVLVFDQGLVIAEGEPAAVLADPEVRRAVLGHA; from the coding sequence ATGAGCGCGCTGCTGGAGACCGTTGGCCTCACCCGATTCTTCGGCAGCGTCCGCGCCGCCGAAGACTTGAACATACGCGTGGACCAGGGCGAGATCGTTGGCATCATCGGGTCCAACGGCTCCGGCAAGACGACGTTCCTGAACCTCGCGACCGGCTACTTGAAGCCAGAACGCGGCCGTATCCTGCTCGCCGGCCGAGATACCTCGGCGCTGCCGCCGCGCGCCATCACCCGGCTCGGTGTGGCCCGCTCGTTCCAGATCCCGCAGCTCTACCTTGGCATGACCGTGCTGGAGACGGTGTTGCTGTCTCTCGCTGCTCGCGCCGGCCACATCGGCGTTTGGAAGCCGCTCAAGCGCGCGGGATGGGCCGACGAAGGCCTGCAGGTATTGGCGCAGTTTGGTCTCGATCCACACGCCGCGCGCCGCGTCGGCGAACTGCCCGAAGGCAGCCGGAAGCTGCTCGACATCGCGCTGGCGGTGGCGTTGCGGCCGCGACTGCTCCTCATGGATGAACCGACAGCTGGTGTCAGCACCGAGGACAAATTCGAGGTGATGGATACGCTTCTCGGCGTGCTCGGCGGCAGCGGGATCACAACTATCTTCGTCGAGCACGACATGGATGTCGTGCTCCGCTACAGCCAGCGCGTTTTGGTTTTCGACCAGGGATTGGTTATCGCGGAGGGCGAGCCCGCCGCCGTGCTCGCCGATCCCGAAGTGCGCAGAGCAGTGCTGGGCCATGCCTGA
- a CDS encoding IS6 family transposase: protein MNPCAPSYYRHRFPSEIISRCVWLYFRFTLSYRDVEEMMHERGVDVTYETVREWCLKFGHLYARRLRSRSPRPGDRWHLDEVFLKINGRLQYLWRAVDQDGEVLDILVQSRRNKPAARKFFRKLLKAMRYVPRVIITDKLGSYAAAKAEVLPSVEHRRDKGLNNRAENSHQLTREREHRMRGFKSPGHAQRFLSVFGVIGSFFRPGRHLLAAVNYREIMRRRFTQWREVIHPRPAI from the coding sequence GTGAACCCCTGCGCGCCAAGTTATTACCGTCACCGTTTCCCGTCCGAGATCATCAGCCGCTGCGTGTGGCTCTATTTCCGCTTCACCCTGAGCTACCGCGACGTGGAGGAGATGATGCATGAGCGCGGGGTAGACGTGACGTATGAAACGGTGCGCGAGTGGTGCTTGAAGTTTGGCCACCTCTACGCCAGACGGCTGCGCTCGCGCAGCCCTCGACCCGGTGACCGTTGGCATCTGGATGAAGTTTTTCTGAAGATCAATGGCCGGTTGCAGTATTTGTGGCGTGCGGTAGACCAGGACGGAGAGGTACTCGATATTCTGGTGCAGTCGCGCCGGAACAAGCCGGCGGCTAGGAAATTCTTTCGCAAGTTGCTCAAAGCTATGCGGTACGTGCCGCGAGTCATCATCACCGACAAACTGGGTAGTTATGCGGCGGCCAAGGCCGAAGTGTTGCCATCTGTCGAACATCGCCGGGACAAAGGGTTGAACAACCGAGCGGAGAATTCACACCAGCTCACCCGGGAGCGGGAACATCGCATGAGAGGCTTCAAATCCCCTGGGCATGCACAGAGATTCCTCTCAGTTTTCGGGGTGATTGGATCATTCTTCCGTCCCGGACGGCATTTACTGGCTGCCGTGAACTACCGCGAGATCATGCGTCGCCGCTTTACGCAATGGCGCGAAGTTATCCACCCGCGACCCGCGATCTGA
- a CDS encoding ATP-binding cassette domain-containing protein yields MLNLAGVKVAIQGADVLRGVSLVVPRGGLVALVGRNGAGKTTSLRSVMGLLPLLAGRISADGIDLAQIPAFRRAHLGIGYMPEDRRLIGRLTVADNLLLPAWSGGPANASGRLDYVYGLMPDLAALASRRAAQLSGGQQKMAALARALMSATKLLLLDEPFEGLSPGMGEKLAATIREVQRTGLSILVAESDVKRVGFVERTYTIERGEIVHEVAAA; encoded by the coding sequence ATGTTGAACCTTGCAGGTGTCAAGGTGGCCATCCAAGGCGCTGACGTGCTGCGGGGCGTCTCGCTCGTCGTCCCGCGCGGCGGTCTGGTCGCGCTAGTGGGCCGCAACGGCGCGGGCAAGACCACCTCGCTCAGAAGCGTGATGGGGCTCCTTCCGCTGTTAGCGGGGCGGATCAGCGCGGACGGCATCGACCTCGCGCAGATCCCGGCGTTCCGGCGCGCGCACTTGGGCATCGGTTACATGCCCGAGGACCGGCGGCTCATCGGTCGACTCACGGTCGCCGACAATCTCCTGCTGCCGGCGTGGTCCGGCGGCCCTGCGAACGCATCGGGTCGCCTCGATTACGTTTACGGACTCATGCCCGACCTTGCGGCTCTCGCCAGTCGGCGGGCGGCGCAGTTGAGCGGCGGGCAGCAGAAAATGGCCGCGCTGGCGCGTGCGCTGATGAGCGCCACCAAGCTGCTGCTGCTCGACGAGCCCTTCGAAGGCCTGTCCCCCGGGATGGGCGAGAAGCTTGCGGCGACGATCCGCGAGGTGCAGCGGACCGGGTTATCCATCCTGGTGGCCGAATCCGACGTGAAGCGTGTCGGGTTCGTAGAGCGGACCTACACGATCGAGCGGGGTGAGATCGTCCACGAGGTCGCTGCCGCCTAG
- a CDS encoding branched-chain amino acid ABC transporter permease has product MPVRTRTAVLVLLGALVLLVGVPLLLSGWILFLLTVAGAKALAVLGIVLLLRGKLLTFGHALYYAVGAYAAGMAVKYLGVHEVLVLLALALAAGVATSALLGLLVARYRAVYFALLNLAFSMVLYGMLLKLYAITGGTDGLGIAEPTLASFRLGGSSLRLAMYELTVVLVALLVYFTYRFFMSPTGYTLRAIKDNEVRVEYMGVSVWRAIYVSYVIAGGLAAVAGGLIAVSVGHITPDLAFWSQSGEFVFVAVLGGTGSVLAPVVGSVLFEFVRNYAFELSPYTWQMTLGIILLLIIFFLPGGVWSLTALVLRRGGR; this is encoded by the coding sequence ATGCCTGTGCGCACCCGCACCGCGGTCCTGGTCCTCTTGGGCGCGCTCGTCCTGCTCGTGGGTGTGCCGCTGCTGCTGTCTGGATGGATCCTGTTCTTGCTCACGGTGGCGGGCGCCAAGGCGCTCGCCGTCCTGGGCATCGTGCTCCTGTTGCGCGGCAAGCTGCTGACTTTCGGACATGCGCTTTACTACGCCGTCGGCGCCTACGCGGCCGGGATGGCCGTCAAATACCTGGGCGTGCACGAAGTCCTCGTGTTGCTCGCTCTGGCGCTTGCGGCGGGAGTTGCGACCAGCGCGCTCCTCGGGTTGCTCGTCGCCCGCTACCGCGCGGTGTACTTCGCGCTGCTCAATCTTGCCTTCTCGATGGTCCTGTACGGCATGCTGCTGAAGTTGTACGCCATCACCGGCGGCACCGACGGCCTCGGCATTGCTGAACCGACGCTAGCCAGCTTCCGGCTCGGCGGCTCGTCGCTGCGCCTGGCCATGTATGAGCTGACGGTTGTGCTCGTAGCGTTGCTGGTCTACTTCACCTATCGGTTCTTCATGTCCCCGACCGGCTACACCCTGCGCGCGATCAAGGACAACGAGGTGCGCGTCGAATACATGGGCGTTTCGGTGTGGCGTGCCATCTACGTGTCATATGTTATCGCCGGCGGCCTGGCCGCAGTGGCAGGCGGTTTGATCGCCGTGTCCGTGGGACATATCACGCCCGACCTGGCGTTCTGGTCCCAGTCGGGCGAGTTCGTTTTCGTGGCGGTGCTCGGCGGTACCGGGAGCGTACTGGCCCCGGTCGTCGGCTCCGTCCTGTTCGAGTTCGTGCGCAACTATGCGTTCGAGCTGTCGCCCTACACCTGGCAGATGACGCTGGGAATTATCCTGCTGTTGATCATCTTCTTTCTGCCAGGCGGAGTGTGGAGCCTGACCGCGCTGGTGCTGCGGCGGGGCGGCCGATGA
- the gltX gene encoding glutamate--tRNA ligase, whose amino-acid sequence MVRTRFAPSPTGYLHIGGARTALYSWAYARKTGGKFILRVEDTDVERSTEVSTQAILDAMDWLGLDYDEGPFYQMQRLARYREVAEKLLDSGNAYQCYAGKEELDAMREEQRAKGLKPRYDGRWRPENAKGKTPPPGVKPVVRFRNPDDGDVTWDDLVKGSITVSNHELDDLVILRSDGVPTYNFGVVVDDWDMNMTHVIRGDDHVNNTPRQINIFNALGAPLPRFGHIPMILGADGERLSKRHGAVSVTQYPEEGYLPEALINYLARLGWGHGDAEMFTREQFVEWFSLEAVSRSPAKFDPEKLKWLNAQYIKQADDARLAELAAPFLRIADCDPAKGPDLRAVSALLKDRVGTIEELADAAVYFYRQLHPAEELRTQYYTADILPAMKALREKLASAEWSRAALSAVIKEIITAHSIKMPKLAMPLRVMLTGTAHTPSIDAVLELIGREEVLRRTDEELKRYPG is encoded by the coding sequence ATGGTCCGTACCCGTTTCGCTCCCAGTCCCACCGGCTATCTGCACATCGGCGGCGCGCGCACCGCGCTGTACTCCTGGGCCTATGCGCGCAAGACCGGCGGCAAGTTCATCCTTCGTGTCGAAGATACCGACGTCGAGAGATCCACCGAAGTCTCTACGCAGGCCATTCTGGACGCGATGGACTGGCTCGGTCTGGACTATGACGAGGGGCCGTTCTATCAGATGCAGCGGCTCGCGCGTTATCGCGAGGTTGCGGAGAAACTGCTCGACAGCGGCAACGCATACCAGTGTTACGCCGGCAAGGAAGAACTCGATGCAATGCGCGAGGAACAGCGCGCGAAAGGCCTGAAGCCGCGCTACGACGGCCGCTGGCGGCCGGAAAACGCGAAGGGCAAAACACCGCCCCCGGGAGTGAAGCCGGTCGTGCGCTTTCGCAATCCAGATGACGGCGATGTGACCTGGGACGATTTGGTCAAGGGGTCGATTACCGTCAGCAACCACGAACTGGACGACCTGGTCATCCTGCGCAGTGACGGTGTGCCCACTTACAACTTCGGCGTGGTGGTCGACGACTGGGACATGAACATGACGCATGTCATCCGCGGCGACGATCACGTCAACAACACACCACGGCAGATCAACATCTTCAACGCGCTCGGCGCGCCGCTGCCGCGCTTCGGCCATATTCCGATGATCCTCGGCGCCGACGGCGAGCGGCTGTCGAAGCGCCATGGCGCAGTCAGCGTGACGCAATATCCGGAAGAGGGCTACCTGCCAGAAGCACTGATAAATTATCTGGCGCGGCTCGGCTGGGGCCATGGCGACGCGGAAATGTTCACGCGCGAACAATTCGTCGAGTGGTTTTCGCTCGAGGCGGTGAGCCGTTCTCCCGCGAAATTCGATCCGGAAAAATTGAAATGGCTCAACGCGCAATACATCAAGCAGGCCGATGATGCGCGGCTCGCCGAACTAGCCGCGCCGTTCCTCAGGATTGCCGACTGCGATCCCGCCAAAGGCCCCGATCTGCGCGCGGTTTCCGCGTTGCTCAAGGACCGGGTCGGCACCATCGAGGAACTCGCGGATGCGGCTGTGTATTTCTACCGGCAACTTCATCCGGCCGAGGAGTTACGGACGCAGTACTACACGGCGGACATCCTGCCCGCGATGAAGGCGTTGCGCGAAAAGCTGGCCTCGGCCGAGTGGAGCAGGGCGGCGTTGAGTGCGGTGATCAAGGAAATCATTACGGCGCATTCAATCAAAATGCCGAAACTGGCAATGCCGCTGCGTGTGATGCTCACGGGGACGGCGCATACGCCGTCGATTGATGCGGTGTTGGAGTTGATCGGCAGGGAAGAGGTGCTGCGGCGAACGGATGAGGAACTGAAGCGGTATCCGGGGTAG
- a CDS encoding ABC transporter substrate-binding protein: protein MSRHSRFHSALIAAIGLSIPAGSAPAAPVAGAPAELKIAVVAFLSGPASGPFGIPSRNAADVWIEKINREGGIGGVKVVPVFTDEAGPADKVVTEFRRLALDEKVSAVMGYISSANCLAVPPVADELKVLTIESDCGTDRVFEEAKHPYVFRTHAHTVIDGVGAARYVLSIHPEVKTIAGINQDYAWGRDSWEVFQRSMRKLKPDVQVVDALWPKLFAGEYSAEISKLLVEKPTVVFTSFWGGDLVTFAGQAKARGLFEESVVVVNNTGSDIKDIAPGVLIGSRGPHGIVSPDMEKNPLRKEFIALYRQKYGLAKNDYIAHGAYHFVQALQGLRAAYEKAIKAAGRWPTTEQVAAAFEGLEFDSPSGHIAMAIGGGHQAIEPAGYAILKFDPALGVNVFSEVRMFPAKCVNPPDGMKSLDWIDRGFPGAQC, encoded by the coding sequence ATGAGCCGGCATTCGAGATTCCATTCCGCGTTGATCGCGGCGATCGGTCTTAGCATTCCCGCGGGAAGTGCGCCAGCCGCCCCTGTGGCTGGGGCGCCCGCAGAGCTCAAAATCGCAGTAGTCGCATTCCTGTCGGGACCGGCATCCGGCCCCTTCGGCATTCCGTCCCGCAACGCCGCCGATGTCTGGATCGAGAAGATTAACCGCGAGGGCGGCATCGGCGGAGTAAAAGTGGTGCCCGTCTTCACCGACGAGGCGGGTCCGGCCGACAAGGTCGTAACCGAGTTCCGCCGCCTGGCGCTCGACGAGAAAGTGAGCGCGGTCATGGGCTACATCTCCAGCGCCAACTGCCTGGCCGTGCCTCCGGTCGCCGACGAGCTGAAGGTCCTGACCATCGAGTCCGACTGTGGGACGGACCGCGTGTTCGAGGAAGCCAAGCATCCCTACGTTTTCCGGACGCACGCACACACCGTCATCGACGGCGTGGGCGCAGCTCGGTACGTGCTGAGCATCCACCCGGAGGTGAAGACGATCGCCGGCATCAACCAGGACTACGCGTGGGGCCGCGATTCGTGGGAGGTGTTCCAACGCAGCATGCGCAAGCTCAAGCCCGACGTACAGGTGGTCGACGCGCTGTGGCCCAAGCTGTTCGCCGGCGAGTATTCCGCCGAGATCTCGAAGTTGCTCGTGGAGAAACCTACTGTCGTCTTCACCAGTTTCTGGGGAGGCGATCTGGTGACCTTTGCCGGTCAGGCCAAGGCGAGGGGGCTGTTCGAAGAGAGCGTGGTGGTCGTCAACAACACGGGCTCGGACATCAAAGATATCGCGCCGGGGGTACTGATTGGGTCGCGCGGGCCGCATGGCATCGTGTCGCCCGACATGGAGAAGAACCCGTTGCGCAAGGAATTCATCGCGCTGTACCGGCAGAAGTATGGGCTTGCCAAGAACGATTACATCGCCCATGGCGCCTACCATTTTGTGCAGGCGCTGCAGGGGCTGCGTGCCGCTTACGAAAAGGCCATCAAAGCGGCTGGCCGCTGGCCGACCACGGAGCAGGTCGCCGCAGCGTTCGAGGGGCTGGAGTTCGACAGCCCCAGCGGTCACATCGCCATGGCCATCGGCGGTGGCCACCAGGCGATCGAACCCGCGGGTTACGCCATCCTCAAGTTCGACCCCGCTCTGGGGGTCAATGTATTCTCCGAAGTCCGCATGTTCCCGGCCAAATGCGTGAACCCGCCTGACGGGATGAAGAGCCTGGACTGGATCGATCGCGGCTTCCCCGGCGCGCAGTGCTAG